The genomic segment AGAGATCGCGGCCGGTGGGATTGAGATGCCGGTGGTGTCGCTTCAGATCGACTACCGGCGCAGCCTGAGACATGGCGACATCATTGATATTGAAAGCGTCTGTGGCTCCCAGCGCGGCGTCCGCTGGCCCTGGTCCTTCCGCTTGATGTGCAATCGCGACCTGGTCGCGGAAGCGGCCGTCGACTTGGTGATGCTGGCTGCTGAGGGCCGCGTTCTCAGGCGTCCTCCGCCGGAGTTGATCGCTGTCATGCAGCGCTTGATTCTTGGCCCGGCAGGTGAACC from the Synechococcus sp. KORDI-100 genome contains:
- a CDS encoding thioesterase family protein, with product MNSKLRESVTPNPWRLSKRVLPQHTDHAGVVWHGTYVAWLEEARVEALALAGAQYGEIAAGGIEMPVVSLQIDYRRSLRHGDIIDIESVCGSQRGVRWPWSFRLMCNRDLVAEAAVDLVMLAAEGRVLRRPPPELIAVMQRLILGPAGEPID